The following proteins are encoded in a genomic region of Anaerolineae bacterium:
- a CDS encoding glycosyltransferase produces the protein MSLKETQPYLSVIIPCWNEQKNIENGVLAEIFQYLAGQIYSWEVIIVNDGSTDNSKPLIETFIKDKQGFALYNIPHGGKPAGVWAGIQQARGEIVLFTDMDQSTPLRELDKLLPWYEQGFDVVIGSRGLAREGHSLVRKVGSFVFLTLRQFFLLRNIRDTQCGFKSCRRQAALAVFPHLQYFKQEGQPTGWKVSAYDVELLFLFEQAGCRIKEVVVQWRNRDQSDTKRQQGGLAQYVHESFEMAKEILRVKRNQGKGLYKQI, from the coding sequence ATGTCGTTAAAAGAAACACAACCCTACCTGTCAGTTATTATTCCCTGCTGGAATGAACAGAAAAACATAGAAAACGGCGTGCTGGCCGAAATTTTCCAATACCTGGCCGGGCAAATTTACTCCTGGGAAGTCATCATTGTCAACGATGGCTCCACCGACAACAGCAAACCCCTGATTGAAACCTTTATTAAAGACAAACAGGGTTTTGCGTTGTACAACATTCCGCACGGGGGCAAACCGGCCGGGGTTTGGGCCGGCATCCAACAGGCCAGGGGAGAGATTGTGCTGTTTACGGATATGGACCAGTCAACGCCCCTGCGCGAACTGGACAAGCTGCTGCCCTGGTATGAGCAGGGCTTTGACGTGGTCATTGGCTCGCGCGGCCTGGCCCGAGAGGGACATTCGCTGGTTAGAAAAGTGGGTAGTTTTGTATTTCTGACTCTACGCCAGTTTTTTCTGCTGCGCAACATCAGAGATACGCAATGCGGTTTCAAATCCTGCCGGCGCCAGGCGGCGCTGGCGGTCTTTCCGCACCTGCAATATTTCAAGCAAGAAGGCCAACCCACTGGCTGGAAAGTATCGGCGTACGACGTAGAATTGTTGTTTCTGTTTGAGCAGGCCGGCTGCCGCATCAAGGAAGTAGTGGTGCAATGGCGCAACCGTGACCAGAGCGATACCAAACGCCAACAAGGGGGCCTGGCCCAATACGTCCACGAGTCGTTTGAAATGGCTAAAGAGATTTTGCGGGTCAAACGTAATCAAGGCAAAGGCTTGTACAAGCAAATCTAA